One region of Halohasta litchfieldiae genomic DNA includes:
- a CDS encoding translation initiation factor IF-2 subunit beta: MDYESNLDRAIEDLPDLGGSDERLDIPEAEAQKDGAFTRLTNLSTVADALDRDPEHLHSTIQQELGTAGQYEDGRARYNGSFSSTELDAAIESYIAEYVTCSECGLPDTKLVTENRTQMLRCEACGAFRPVAKRRRTDDHTETPDIEEGETYEVEITGTGRKGDGVAERGKYTIFVPGAEEGDQVEIYINNVSGTLAFARLA; the protein is encoded by the coding sequence ATGGACTACGAATCGAACCTTGATCGAGCAATCGAGGATCTGCCGGACCTCGGTGGCTCCGACGAGCGGCTGGATATCCCCGAGGCTGAGGCCCAGAAGGACGGTGCGTTTACGCGGCTGACGAACCTCTCGACAGTCGCTGATGCGCTGGACCGTGATCCAGAGCACCTCCACAGTACGATCCAGCAGGAACTCGGCACGGCCGGACAGTACGAGGACGGCCGAGCGCGCTACAACGGCTCGTTTTCGTCGACCGAACTCGATGCGGCCATCGAGTCATACATCGCCGAATACGTCACCTGTTCGGAGTGTGGCCTTCCCGACACCAAACTCGTCACCGAAAACCGGACCCAGATGCTCCGGTGTGAGGCCTGTGGCGCGTTCCGCCCGGTCGCCAAACGCCGCCGTACCGACGACCACACCGAGACGCCAGATATCGAAGAAGGCGAGACCTACGAGGTCGAGATCACCGGCACCGGCCGCAAAGGCGACGGTGTCGCCGAGCGCGGCAAGTACACGATCTTCGTCCCCGGTGCGGAGGAAGGCGATCAAGTCGAGATCTACATCAACAACGTCAGCGGCACACTCGCGTTCGCGCGGCTCGCCTGA
- a CDS encoding NTP transferase domain-containing protein, which translates to MDALLMCGGQGTRLRPAVGDTEKPLVEVDGRPMVDRVVSALHESRVSEIVAAVSPETPSTAARLTGCADVRVIETAGEGYVTDLTAALETMETPTVTVTADLPLLTGEIVDRAVETADGESLAVCVPLSLVESVGASADTTVDHDGETVVPSGLNVVGDKKSRQVVWETERLALNVNHPADLQRAEKLFKHLQ; encoded by the coding sequence ATGGACGCACTACTCATGTGTGGCGGCCAAGGAACGCGGCTTCGTCCAGCCGTCGGCGACACTGAAAAGCCACTGGTCGAGGTCGACGGCCGACCGATGGTCGACCGCGTCGTGAGCGCACTCCATGAGAGCCGTGTCTCGGAAATCGTGGCCGCCGTGTCTCCTGAGACGCCGTCGACGGCCGCTCGGCTCACTGGCTGTGCGGATGTGCGGGTCATCGAAACGGCGGGCGAGGGGTACGTCACGGATCTCACGGCCGCATTGGAGACGATGGAAACACCCACAGTCACCGTCACAGCTGACCTCCCGCTGTTGACCGGAGAGATCGTCGACCGCGCTGTCGAGACGGCCGACGGGGAGTCACTGGCTGTTTGTGTGCCGCTATCGCTTGTTGAATCGGTGGGAGCCAGTGCCGATACGACCGTCGACCACGATGGTGAGACAGTGGTTCCATCAGGGCTGAACGTCGTCGGCGATAAGAAGAGTCGACAGGTTGTCTGGGAGACCGAGCGGCTGGCACTCAATGTTAATCACCCGGCAGACCTCCAACGTGCCGAGAAACTATTTAAACATTTACAATAG
- a CDS encoding HAD family hydrolase: MSSTVAICFDLFGTLVDADQPEEPALAVADALEQRGVAVPDDWADAYTEPHIDAPEGAEVPLPAHVSAALASRGVKPTDNAARRAVVDAFDPSVATRPGAVDAVEAAHAYGPVGLLSNCSVPELVGRTLIRSDLSRDAFDQIVSSVACGWRKPDRRAFETIGRQLSVPVDRLIYVGDTPATDGGIEAVGGTFIDVSETPLSQLPERFSEVSTA; encoded by the coding sequence GTGAGTTCCACCGTCGCCATCTGTTTCGATCTGTTCGGCACACTCGTCGACGCCGACCAACCCGAGGAGCCGGCCCTCGCAGTCGCCGACGCACTGGAACAGCGCGGTGTTGCGGTCCCCGATGACTGGGCAGACGCCTACACCGAACCTCATATCGATGCGCCCGAGGGCGCGGAGGTCCCGCTTCCGGCCCACGTCAGCGCCGCCCTCGCCAGCCGGGGCGTCAAGCCGACGGATAATGCGGCCCGCAGAGCAGTCGTCGACGCCTTTGACCCGAGCGTTGCAACCCGGCCCGGCGCAGTCGACGCAGTCGAGGCGGCCCACGCATACGGCCCGGTCGGCCTGCTGTCGAACTGCTCGGTTCCTGAGCTGGTGGGCCGGACACTGATCCGCTCAGATCTGTCGCGCGACGCCTTTGATCAGATCGTCTCCAGTGTCGCCTGCGGCTGGCGGAAACCCGACCGGCGGGCGTTCGAAACGATTGGGAGACAGCTCTCGGTTCCCGTCGACCGACTCATCTATGTCGGCGATACACCTGCGACCGACGGCGGAATCGAGGCTGTTGGCGGCACGTTCATTGACGTAAGCGAGACCCCACTGTCACAGCTTCCTGAGCGATTCAGCGAGGTGTCGACGGCATGA
- the cobS gene encoding adenosylcobinamide-GDP ribazoletransferase, whose translation MFENPVAAIRGAVAFLTRLPVGGGEAEWNAFRESAYTIPLVGYLVGGVAGLAFFLPLQPTTLVAVYLVVLYGLSGITHADGLADVGDAMAVHGDPERRREVLKDSATGVGGMLLLGVTLIALTLGALGFAGSSSMTAFRLVVAAEVGAKLGMVLVICYGRPAHEGLGSQLVGRLDRSAYGPAVLVAVPAILVAPTGSTVALLGAVAAGPLVGAVMLTWGHATLGGVNGDVIGATNEIARAVGLHLGVTLWILL comes from the coding sequence TTGTTTGAGAACCCGGTGGCGGCGATCAGAGGGGCAGTTGCCTTTCTCACACGGCTGCCGGTCGGCGGCGGAGAAGCCGAGTGGAACGCGTTCCGTGAGAGTGCGTACACGATTCCGCTGGTCGGCTACCTCGTCGGCGGGGTCGCCGGATTGGCCTTTTTCCTCCCACTTCAACCGACGACGTTAGTCGCGGTCTACCTCGTCGTCCTCTACGGATTGTCAGGAATCACCCACGCCGATGGGCTGGCCGATGTCGGCGATGCGATGGCAGTCCATGGCGACCCGGAACGTCGACGGGAGGTGCTGAAGGATTCGGCGACCGGCGTCGGCGGGATGTTGCTGCTCGGGGTGACGCTGATCGCCCTGACGCTTGGCGCGCTCGGCTTTGCGGGGAGCAGTTCGATGACGGCGTTCCGGCTCGTGGTCGCCGCCGAGGTCGGCGCAAAACTCGGCATGGTGCTTGTCATCTGTTACGGTCGACCGGCCCACGAGGGACTTGGCTCCCAACTCGTCGGTCGACTCGACCGGTCGGCCTACGGGCCAGCAGTACTGGTCGCCGTTCCAGCCATCTTGGTGGCCCCCACTGGGTCGACGGTCGCGCTCCTCGGAGCCGTCGCCGCCGGACCACTGGTCGGGGCGGTGATGCTGACGTGGGGCCACGCGACACTCGGTGGTGTCAATGGTGACGTGATCGGCGCAACGAACGAAATCGCCCGCGCGGTCGGACTTCATCTGGGGGTCACTCTATGGATCTTGTTGTGA
- a CDS encoding threonine-phosphate decarboxylase produces the protein MDPQMLDALDRVPHGGASDPQLLDFSANTNPVSPAGTVSVYESAFSAARRYPVDDYCEFRAAAAEYTGVSGTQIIPAAGGLAGIRLLLSVVLDSGDSVAIPSPSFGEYAKEVQLQGGEPTFVDHDAITEVDPTPHEVVVVCNPNNPTGESYSPTALHGLADRCRNAGTTLLVDEAFLDFTDQPSMAGVEGVVVARSLTKIFGLPGLRAGFLVATGQLRDRLDVARISWTLSTPAAAVGAHCLGETEFVDETRQRVRSERERMVDRLSTAFDVTDSTAPFLLLETDRPVKEVIDQARSNGVVIRDATTFRGLDSHVRVAIKRPHENDTLLDALGV, from the coding sequence ATGGACCCCCAGATGCTTGATGCACTCGACCGTGTTCCGCACGGTGGTGCGTCGGACCCGCAGTTACTCGACTTCAGCGCGAACACGAACCCTGTTTCTCCCGCAGGGACCGTGTCGGTCTACGAGTCGGCGTTTTCGGCAGCTCGTCGGTACCCAGTCGACGACTACTGTGAGTTCCGCGCCGCCGCTGCTGAGTACACCGGTGTTAGTGGCACACAAATCATCCCCGCCGCAGGCGGGCTTGCCGGGATACGGCTCCTGTTGTCGGTCGTCCTCGACAGCGGCGACAGCGTCGCCATCCCGTCACCGAGTTTCGGCGAGTATGCCAAGGAAGTACAGCTCCAGGGCGGCGAGCCGACGTTCGTCGACCACGACGCAATCACCGAGGTCGACCCCACCCCACACGAGGTGGTCGTCGTCTGCAATCCGAACAACCCGACCGGCGAGAGCTATTCGCCGACCGCGCTGCATGGGCTGGCTGATCGCTGCCGGAACGCCGGAACGACGCTGTTGGTCGACGAGGCGTTTCTGGATTTCACCGACCAGCCATCGATGGCGGGCGTCGAAGGTGTCGTCGTCGCCCGCTCGCTGACGAAAATCTTCGGGCTACCGGGACTTCGGGCCGGCTTTTTGGTCGCTACCGGACAGCTTCGAGATCGACTCGATGTCGCCCGGATCTCGTGGACACTGAGCACGCCCGCCGCGGCGGTTGGTGCCCACTGTCTGGGCGAGACCGAGTTCGTCGACGAGACCCGCCAGCGCGTCCGCTCGGAGCGCGAACGGATGGTCGACCGGCTCTCGACGGCGTTCGATGTCACCGACTCGACGGCACCGTTCCTGCTGTTGGAGACCGACCGACCGGTCAAAGAGGTCATCGACCAGGCCCGATCAAACGGGGTCGTCATCCGCGATGCGACCACGTTCCGCGGGCTCGACTCCCACGTTCGGGTTGCGATTAAACGACCCCACGAAAACGACACCCTGCTCGACGCACTCGGCGTCTAA
- the ftsZ gene encoding cell division protein FtsZ — MQDIVQDALENAEAEQRDMDAALDDDDEFGDPRIVIVGAGGAGNNTINRLYNIGVDGADTIAINTDKQHLKMIEADTKILVGKSLTNGLGAGGDPEMGERATEMAQGTIKEVLGEADLVFVTAGMGGGTGTGAAPVISKIAKEQGAIVVGMVSTPFNVERARTVKAEEGLERLRNTADSIIVLDNNRLLDYVPNLPIGKAFSVMDQIIAETVKGISETITQPSLINLDYADMSSIMNQGGVAVMLVGETQDKNKTQEVVNEAMNHPLLDVDYRGASGGLVHITGGPDLTLKEAEGIANNITERLEASANVIWGARIQDNYKGKVRVMAIMTGVQSAQVLGPTTQKQADKSKQSMGQQHQSFDASTNIDATEAKPKKTSWESDGGTDEVETETSNGLDVIR, encoded by the coding sequence ATGCAAGATATCGTTCAGGATGCGCTCGAAAACGCCGAGGCCGAACAGCGAGACATGGATGCCGCACTCGATGACGACGACGAGTTCGGCGATCCACGGATCGTCATCGTCGGCGCTGGCGGTGCCGGAAACAATACGATCAATCGATTGTATAACATCGGCGTCGACGGCGCGGACACGATTGCGATCAACACCGACAAACAACATCTCAAGATGATTGAGGCCGACACCAAGATCCTGGTCGGGAAATCCCTGACCAACGGGCTCGGTGCCGGTGGCGATCCGGAGATGGGCGAGCGTGCCACCGAGATGGCCCAGGGAACGATCAAGGAGGTCCTCGGTGAAGCCGACCTCGTGTTCGTCACCGCGGGCATGGGTGGCGGTACCGGTACCGGTGCCGCACCCGTCATCTCGAAGATCGCCAAAGAGCAGGGCGCAATCGTCGTCGGGATGGTCTCGACACCGTTCAACGTCGAGCGAGCTCGGACAGTCAAAGCCGAAGAGGGTCTCGAACGACTCCGCAACACCGCGGACTCGATCATTGTCCTCGACAACAACCGGCTTCTCGACTACGTCCCGAACCTCCCAATCGGCAAGGCCTTTTCGGTGATGGACCAGATCATCGCCGAAACCGTCAAAGGGATCTCGGAGACGATCACCCAACCGTCGCTGATCAACCTCGACTACGCTGATATGTCGTCGATCATGAATCAGGGCGGCGTCGCGGTGATGCTCGTCGGCGAAACGCAGGACAAAAACAAGACCCAAGAAGTGGTCAACGAGGCGATGAACCATCCACTCCTAGATGTCGACTATCGCGGCGCATCCGGTGGTCTCGTCCACATCACTGGCGGCCCGGACCTCACACTCAAGGAGGCCGAAGGGATCGCCAACAACATCACCGAGCGACTCGAAGCGAGCGCGAACGTGATCTGGGGGGCCCGCATTCAGGACAACTACAAGGGCAAAGTCCGCGTCATGGCGATCATGACCGGTGTCCAGAGCGCACAGGTGCTTGGTCCAACAACGCAGAAACAGGCTGACAAATCCAAACAGAGTATGGGTCAGCAGCATCAGTCGTTCGATGCAAGCACAAACATCGACGCGACCGAGGCAAAGCCAAAGAAGACGTCGTGGGAGTCCGACGGCGGCACCGACGAAGTCGAAACGGAAACGAGCAACGGGCTCGACGTCATCCGCTAA
- a CDS encoding ribbon-helix-helix domain-containing protein → MERVTLRIPKQQIEEVEEMVDTGQFPNRSEAIRSAVRDMLNEHDDAEPRRSNTERNWVKA, encoded by the coding sequence ATGGAGCGTGTGACACTACGAATTCCGAAGCAGCAAATCGAGGAAGTCGAGGAAATGGTCGACACCGGCCAATTTCCGAACCGGAGCGAGGCGATCCGGTCGGCTGTCCGCGATATGCTCAACGAACACGATGACGCAGAGCCACGACGATCAAACACCGAGCGCAACTGGGTGAAAGCATAA
- a CDS encoding AIM24 family protein gives MELNDFVSQNEPDETGERFELENSKLLDIDVDGTIIAKVGSMIAYDGELSFTGKSSAEGGLKGMIKSKVSSEGTPVMEVEGQGHVYLADQEKKIQILELDAGESISVNGNDVLAFEDRVDYEIGTIGSIGGASAGGLLNVYLTGPGTVAITTHGDPLVLQPPIRTDPDATVAWSSNLSPTLKADRSLKDSIGQSSDETFQMSFEGNSGFVVVQPYEEGTQS, from the coding sequence ATGGAACTGAATGATTTCGTCTCACAGAACGAGCCCGATGAAACTGGCGAGCGATTCGAGTTAGAAAACAGCAAACTGCTTGATATCGACGTCGACGGTACGATTATCGCCAAAGTCGGCTCGATGATCGCCTACGATGGCGAGCTGTCGTTTACCGGCAAATCCTCCGCCGAAGGCGGCCTCAAGGGGATGATCAAAAGCAAAGTCTCCAGCGAGGGGACGCCGGTAATGGAGGTCGAAGGCCAAGGTCACGTCTATCTCGCCGACCAAGAAAAGAAGATCCAGATCCTCGAACTCGACGCCGGGGAGTCGATCTCGGTCAACGGCAACGACGTGTTGGCCTTCGAGGATCGCGTCGACTACGAGATCGGCACGATTGGGAGTATCGGCGGTGCCTCGGCTGGCGGACTGTTGAACGTCTATCTCACCGGACCGGGAACCGTCGCAATCACCACCCACGGTGACCCGCTGGTGTTGCAGCCACCGATTCGGACAGATCCCGATGCAACCGTCGCCTGGTCGAGCAACCTCTCGCCGACCCTCAAAGCCGACCGCAGTCTGAAGGACTCGATTGGCCAGTCGTCGGACGAAACCTTCCAGATGAGCTTCGAGGGCAACAGTGGGTTCGTCGTCGTCCAACCGTACGAAGAAGGCACCCAATCGTAA
- the ncsA gene encoding tRNA 2-thiolation protein NcsA: MECDKCDKEAVMHASYSGAHLCGTHLCLSVDKRVRRRIREDALLSSESTPEDPEKWVIGLSGGKDSVVLTHILDETFGHDPRVEMMALTIHEGIEGYRDESVDACVELSDDLDMRHEMVTYEEEFDIRMDDVVEDDPENMAACAYCGVFRRDLLEQYADEFGADKLLTGHNLDDEAQTALMNILEGDVKQIAKHFDASLGSFEDRNEQDDFIPRAKPLRDIPEKEVALYAHVKDLPAHITECPHSSEAYRGEIQELLWDLEENHPGTRHSIMSGYEELAELTADRYRGSEQSELNECEQCGSKTGSSVCRKCRLIESINAV, from the coding sequence ATGGAGTGCGACAAGTGCGACAAAGAGGCAGTCATGCATGCATCGTATTCGGGAGCCCACCTCTGTGGGACCCATCTCTGTCTCTCGGTCGACAAACGCGTCCGTCGCCGCATCCGCGAGGACGCACTACTCTCGTCGGAGAGTACGCCCGAAGACCCCGAAAAGTGGGTCATCGGTCTCTCGGGCGGGAAAGACAGCGTCGTGTTGACCCATATTTTGGACGAAACGTTCGGCCACGATCCGCGAGTCGAAATGATGGCGCTGACGATCCACGAGGGAATCGAGGGCTACCGCGACGAGAGCGTCGACGCCTGTGTCGAACTCTCCGATGACCTTGATATGCGCCACGAGATGGTGACCTACGAGGAGGAGTTCGACATCCGGATGGACGATGTCGTCGAGGACGATCCCGAAAACATGGCCGCCTGTGCCTACTGTGGCGTGTTTCGCCGCGACCTCCTCGAACAGTACGCCGACGAGTTTGGCGCGGACAAGCTGTTGACCGGCCACAATCTCGACGACGAGGCCCAGACCGCCCTCATGAACATCTTAGAGGGCGATGTGAAACAGATCGCCAAACATTTCGACGCCAGCCTCGGCAGCTTCGAGGATCGAAACGAGCAGGACGACTTCATCCCACGGGCCAAACCCCTCCGCGATATCCCCGAAAAGGAGGTCGCGCTGTACGCCCACGTGAAGGATTTACCCGCCCATATCACCGAGTGTCCCCATTCCAGCGAGGCCTATCGGGGAGAGATCCAAGAGCTGCTGTGGGATCTCGAAGAGAACCATCCCGGTACTCGCCACTCGATTATGTCCGGCTACGAGGAGCTGGCGGAGTTGACCGCCGACCGATACCGCGGCAGCGAGCAGTCGGAACTCAACGAGTGCGAGCAGTGTGGCTCGAAAACCGGCAGCAGCGTCTGCCGGAAATGTCGACTGATCGAATCGATCAACGCCGTCTGA
- a CDS encoding double zinc ribbon domain-containing protein, with the protein MSKITFRADDDLVSRLEALDASKSEVMREALRAHLETTDRESTPSDTQTDSEDVTIDDLVTDRLDQLVAERESARRQTQPPATAPDITVNVSLEGVTADDVSVDHESTGRKTSNRGEQYGQPEPAATDCAQCGETVDDEHVYCPNCGEKTSHRLFCECGDEIQSDWGFCPSCGRRTPAADVLDNA; encoded by the coding sequence ATGAGCAAAATCACGTTCCGTGCCGACGACGATCTCGTCAGTCGGCTAGAGGCACTCGACGCCTCGAAAAGCGAGGTGATGCGAGAGGCACTTCGCGCCCACCTCGAGACGACGGACCGTGAGTCGACCCCGTCCGACACTCAGACGGACAGCGAGGACGTCACTATCGACGATCTGGTGACCGACCGCCTCGACCAACTGGTGGCCGAACGAGAATCAGCTCGTCGACAGACACAGCCACCGGCTACGGCACCGGATATCACTGTAAACGTCTCCCTAGAGGGTGTTACTGCCGACGATGTGTCGGTCGACCACGAGTCGACTGGCCGTAAGACATCCAACCGCGGAGAGCAATACGGCCAGCCGGAGCCAGCCGCCACCGACTGCGCACAGTGCGGCGAGACGGTCGACGACGAGCACGTCTACTGTCCCAACTGCGGCGAGAAAACCAGCCACAGGCTGTTCTGTGAGTGCGGCGACGAGATCCAGTCCGATTGGGGATTCTGCCCCAGCTGTGGCCGTCGAACACCCGCAGCCGACGTGTTAGACAACGCATAA
- the cbiB gene encoding adenosylcobinamide-phosphate synthase CbiB: MAVTAAAVVVAVAIADRLAGELPARIHPVVWFGRLVGPVDRQWSSPRAVGTLAAVGLPLLAATSVAVTVWIAGLVHPVAGAGVAATVLFSSVSLRLLTETARDVISLSATDLPRARDELRALAGRDASALSPELVRSAAAESAAENLADGLVAPITAFGLAVVAISAGGLSVPILPIATAAAAWVKAVNTMDSMVGYHSKPVGWASAKLDDLVMWLPARLTALFIAAAVKSPDPLSTGRRWARTPTSPNAGWPMATLAAALHVRLEKPDTYTLNSVAELPTVAEAKQGVDIVDRAGWLVFLAWAVILLV; the protein is encoded by the coding sequence ATGGCAGTAACTGCCGCCGCAGTCGTGGTTGCGGTGGCCATCGCTGATCGGCTGGCTGGCGAACTACCGGCTCGCATCCACCCGGTTGTCTGGTTCGGTCGACTCGTCGGACCGGTCGACCGACAGTGGTCGTCGCCGCGAGCAGTCGGAACACTGGCGGCAGTTGGACTGCCACTGCTGGCCGCAACAAGCGTCGCAGTTACGGTCTGGATCGCCGGACTCGTTCATCCGGTAGCTGGTGCTGGGGTCGCCGCAACCGTCCTGTTTTCGTCAGTTAGTCTCCGCCTACTGACCGAGACCGCCCGCGATGTGATCTCGCTGTCAGCAACCGATCTCCCGCGTGCGCGAGATGAACTCCGAGCATTGGCGGGCCGCGACGCGAGTGCGCTGTCGCCTGAACTGGTCCGGAGTGCGGCCGCCGAGAGCGCGGCCGAGAACCTTGCTGATGGGCTGGTTGCCCCGATTACGGCCTTCGGACTGGCTGTTGTCGCCATCTCTGCGGGCGGGTTGTCCGTCCCCATCCTGCCGATTGCGACGGCGGCCGCCGCGTGGGTGAAGGCGGTCAACACGATGGATTCGATGGTCGGCTACCACTCGAAGCCAGTTGGGTGGGCAAGCGCAAAGCTCGATGATCTGGTGATGTGGCTTCCCGCCCGGCTCACCGCGCTGTTCATCGCGGCTGCGGTGAAGAGCCCAGATCCGCTGTCGACCGGTCGACGCTGGGCACGGACCCCGACCTCACCGAACGCCGGCTGGCCGATGGCGACGCTGGCGGCTGCACTCCACGTCCGGCTCGAAAAACCCGACACCTACACGCTGAACTCGGTGGCCGAACTGCCAACGGTCGCCGAAGCCAAGCAGGGCGTCGACATCGTCGACCGCGCTGGCTGGCTGGTGTTTCTCGCGTGGGCGGTGATCCTGCTTGTTTGA
- a CDS encoding DUF7095 family protein — translation MTDNERLDRDSALDRVETLIETVDTDPMPVPVREIWVYGDVALGLDPIERLDIYLKKDIRLRGDSETAEAYYEQNGVKGVGQSISAEWAEAYPEYVRANSNDHAAPEKCLAAHLLGDDEPIHLEVCNASFDENVTQRLRGALAQETYEQILDPRGVCLWVEGQWDTELLKKLRGGELPFPTLSGALKQMGVDSETAAEAADTVSRYRTEQTGATVRGDVI, via the coding sequence ATGACAGACAATGAGCGACTCGACAGAGATTCGGCTCTCGACCGCGTCGAAACGCTAATTGAGACGGTCGACACCGACCCGATGCCGGTTCCGGTCCGCGAGATCTGGGTGTACGGCGACGTGGCACTCGGTCTCGATCCCATCGAACGGCTCGACATCTATCTTAAAAAGGATATTCGGCTCCGCGGAGACAGCGAGACGGCTGAGGCCTACTACGAGCAAAACGGGGTCAAAGGTGTCGGTCAGAGTATTTCGGCCGAATGGGCCGAAGCGTATCCCGAGTATGTCCGGGCAAACAGCAACGATCACGCCGCCCCCGAGAAATGCTTGGCTGCTCACTTGCTGGGCGACGATGAACCGATCCATCTCGAAGTCTGTAACGCGAGTTTTGATGAAAACGTCACTCAGCGACTCCGTGGCGCGCTTGCTCAGGAGACCTACGAGCAGATACTCGACCCCCGCGGCGTCTGTCTCTGGGTTGAGGGCCAGTGGGACACCGAACTGCTCAAGAAACTTCGGGGCGGCGAACTCCCGTTTCCGACGCTGTCGGGTGCGCTCAAACAGATGGGCGTCGACAGCGAAACGGCTGCGGAAGCAGCTGACACCGTAAGCCGCTACCGTACCGAACAGACCGGCGCAACTGTCCGTGGCGACGTTATTTAA
- a CDS encoding methyl-accepting chemotaxis protein, which translates to MSQGNAEGSLRDDEADQDTLGGRQSTDEDIDIDTDALLDTLPQPAFIIDTQHRIIGWNREMEVLTGIAREEVLGDDDTAKFFRDDRTQTLANAVVDNPDAADETFGADRSGRDQRAYEVEQEMDNANGETLHVHSVATPITQAGKLQGVMQLIQDNTEVIRRREAMGNLVEEVADTAQDLEDGRLGARVRYTDSHDLLDDNVLEITDAINTVADSTQTMVQGLVSEVEELSAAASQIATGATQINEEVGDQNRSLRQVSDEMQNLSATMEEVAATSDQVDEAAHRAEQAAEQGAEAGESAQGQMEEVVASTEKLVGTVEQLESRMDAISEVVEVIADIADQTNILALNANIEAARADESGDGFAVVADEVKSLAEDTKENADEISELIDEIQHQTRETAEVSETTNSRVRSANEEISGVLDSLSDIVAASQEAAQGISEVADTNDDQAASLEEITATAEKVAGQAEEIEDGIGEITAGAAEQRDAIDDMVDYLDELVDADAVDRSDRNA; encoded by the coding sequence ATGTCACAGGGTAATGCTGAGGGGTCTCTCCGGGACGATGAGGCTGATCAAGACACCCTTGGCGGTCGACAGTCCACGGATGAAGACATCGATATCGATACCGACGCGTTGTTGGATACACTCCCACAGCCGGCTTTTATTATCGATACCCAGCACCGAATCATCGGTTGGAACCGCGAAATGGAGGTACTGACGGGGATCGCCCGCGAGGAGGTGCTGGGCGATGACGACACGGCGAAGTTCTTCCGTGACGACCGAACCCAAACACTCGCCAACGCGGTCGTCGACAACCCCGATGCCGCCGACGAGACGTTCGGTGCCGACCGCTCCGGGCGGGATCAGCGGGCCTACGAGGTCGAACAGGAGATGGACAACGCCAACGGCGAGACACTACACGTCCACTCGGTAGCGACACCGATCACCCAAGCCGGGAAGTTACAGGGCGTGATGCAGCTCATTCAGGACAACACAGAGGTTATTCGCCGCCGGGAGGCGATGGGAAACCTCGTCGAAGAAGTCGCCGACACCGCCCAAGATCTCGAAGACGGTCGACTCGGCGCCCGTGTTAGATACACCGACAGCCACGATTTGCTGGACGACAACGTCTTGGAAATCACTGATGCGATCAACACCGTCGCCGACTCGACCCAGACGATGGTCCAGGGGCTCGTCAGCGAGGTCGAGGAGCTGTCGGCGGCCGCCTCACAGATCGCCACCGGAGCCACTCAGATCAACGAGGAGGTGGGCGATCAAAACCGCTCGCTCCGTCAGGTCAGCGACGAGATGCAGAACCTCAGCGCAACCATGGAAGAGGTCGCAGCCACCTCCGATCAGGTCGACGAGGCGGCCCACCGCGCCGAGCAGGCCGCCGAACAGGGCGCAGAGGCCGGGGAAAGTGCCCAAGGCCAAATGGAGGAGGTCGTCGCCTCAACCGAAAAACTCGTCGGAACAGTCGAACAGCTCGAATCCCGGATGGACGCGATCAGCGAGGTCGTCGAAGTGATCGCAGATATCGCCGACCAGACCAATATCCTCGCGCTCAACGCCAACATCGAGGCTGCCCGTGCCGACGAATCCGGCGACGGCTTTGCGGTCGTCGCCGATGAGGTCAAAAGTCTTGCAGAGGATACGAAAGAAAACGCCGACGAGATTTCGGAACTCATCGACGAGATTCAACACCAGACCCGCGAGACTGCCGAAGTCTCCGAGACGACAAACAGCCGCGTCCGAAGTGCCAACGAGGAGATCTCGGGCGTACTCGACTCACTGTCGGATATCGTTGCTGCCTCCCAAGAGGCCGCGCAAGGAATCTCCGAAGTCGCCGACACCAACGACGATCAGGCGGCTTCGCTCGAAGAGATCACCGCCACCGCCGAGAAGGTCGCCGGGCAGGCCGAAGAGATCGAAGACGGGATCGGTGAGATCACTGCTGGGGCTGCCGAACAGCGCGATGCTATCGACGATATGGTCGACTACCTCGACGAGTTGGTCGACGCCGATGCTGTCGACCGATCCGATCGCAACGCATAG